A genome region from Clostridium sp. JN-9 includes the following:
- the fliO gene encoding flagellar biosynthetic protein FliO, which produces MEFWSMLLKILVFLPFIILLIYLSIKFGGSKLQHIQNGKYIKILERVPIAKDSNLIVVKIGDSGYVLSATANKVEILKTIPKEDLDKLQQNNSIPQFSSFKEFCENTGLNKWSLSNLIKKRKQQ; this is translated from the coding sequence CTTTTAAAGATACTTGTTTTTTTACCCTTTATTATACTGCTGATTTATCTTTCCATAAAATTTGGGGGAAGTAAACTGCAGCATATACAAAATGGAAAATATATTAAGATATTAGAAAGAGTTCCTATTGCAAAGGACAGCAATCTTATAGTTGTAAAAATAGGAGATTCAGGTTATGTGCTTTCTGCCACAGCAAACAAAGTGGAAATTTTAAAAACTATTCCAAAGGAAGATCTGGACAAGCTACAGCAGAATAATTCTATACCACAGTTCAGTTCCTTTAAGGAATTTTGTGAAAACACAGGCCTTAATAAGTGGTCATTATCCAATTTAATTAAGAAGCGTAAACAACAGTAG
- the fliP gene encoding flagellar type III secretion system pore protein FliP (The bacterial flagellar biogenesis protein FliP forms a type III secretion system (T3SS)-type pore required for flagellar assembly.), which produces MAFAAVMLFSFKVVHAAPAAMPIPKINISTDTPNSPAEYVDNIKLLLMLTVLTLLPSFLIMMTSFVRIVVVFGFLRSSLGTQQSPPNQVLIGLALFLTFFIMAPVGKEINTKAVQPYLQNKITQSQAIEEGAKPLRKFMLKQTRTKDLKLFMDEAKLGSDITKDNVPLYVVVPAFAISELKTAFQIGFLLFIPFMIIDLVVSSVLMSMGMFMLPPTLISLPFKLLLFVMVDGWYLLVKSLILSFS; this is translated from the coding sequence ATGGCTTTTGCTGCAGTAATGCTTTTTTCTTTTAAAGTAGTTCACGCAGCTCCTGCAGCAATGCCTATACCTAAAATAAATATATCAACAGATACACCAAACTCTCCAGCAGAATATGTGGACAACATAAAACTCTTACTAATGCTGACAGTGCTTACATTACTTCCATCTTTTCTAATAATGATGACAAGCTTTGTGAGAATTGTAGTGGTTTTTGGATTTTTAAGGTCTTCACTTGGAACTCAGCAGTCACCGCCAAATCAGGTTCTCATTGGACTTGCACTGTTTTTAACATTTTTTATTATGGCTCCTGTGGGGAAAGAAATCAATACAAAAGCAGTTCAGCCATATTTACAAAATAAAATTACACAGTCCCAGGCTATAGAAGAAGGGGCAAAACCATTAAGAAAATTTATGCTTAAGCAGACAAGGACGAAGGATTTAAAGCTTTTCATGGACGAGGCCAAGCTTGGCAGTGATATTACAAAGGATAATGTACCTTTATATGTAGTAGTTCCAGCATTTGCTATAAGTGAACTTAAAACTGCTTTTCAAATAGGCTTTTTATTATTTATCCCATTTATGATAATAGATTTAGTAGTTTCCAGTGTGCTTATGTCAATGGGAATGTTTATGCTTCCTCCGACTTTAATTTCTCTTCCATTTAAATTATTGCTTTTTGTTATGGTAGATGGATGGTACTTACTGGTAAAGTCATTAATTTTAAGTTTTTCGTGA